In one Lolium rigidum isolate FL_2022 chromosome 3, APGP_CSIRO_Lrig_0.1, whole genome shotgun sequence genomic region, the following are encoded:
- the LOC124696361 gene encoding ethylene-responsive transcription factor ERF038-like, translating into MEQEQLPRRRVVRVHFADADATDDSDSDVETSQPQQRRFVRRCVREIDLPRRPCWAARRRPRGRAAGRKYDGPRFRGVRMRPWGKWAAEIRDLQQGRRVWLGTFDTAQEAAEAYDAAALRIHGPGANINRAASCYYSSSSPSPPLSTVTTSAPSPSPSPSTSTASPPSPCPETTSATASQPPATAWSLVNADEEVTAAFGMGFADEEPALASLAHFCLPPTTTCGRWDPCADFVELADLDDLFAAPELMAA; encoded by the coding sequence ATGGAGCAGGAGCAGctccctcgccgccgcgtcgTGCGCGTGCACTTCGCGGACGCCGACGCCACCGACGACTCCGACTCCGACGTGGAAACGAGCCAGCCCCAGCAGCGCCGGTTCGTGCGGCGGTGCGTGCGGGAGATCGACCTGCCGCGCCGGCCGTGCTGGGCGGCCAGGAGGAGGCCGAGGGGTCGCGCGGCCGGCAGGAAGTACGACGGCCCGCGGTTCCGCGGCGTGCGGATGCGGCCGTGGGGGAAGTGGGCGGCGGAGATCCGGGACCTCCAGCAGGGACGCCGCgtctggctcggcaccttcgacaccgcCCAGGAGGCCGCCGAGGCCTACGACGCCGCCGCGCTCCGCATCCACGGCCCCGGCGCCAACATCAACCGCGCAGCCTCCTGctactactcctcctcctccccctcgccgccgctctCCACCGTCACCacgtccgcgccgtcgccgtcgccgtcaccgTCGACATCAACAGCATCCCCGCCGTCGCCATGCCCCGAGACGACCTCCGCCACGGCCTCCCAGCCGCCGGCCACGGCGTGGTCTCTGGTGAACGCGGACGAGGAGGTCACGGCGGCCTTCGGGATGGGCTTcgccgacgaggagcccgccctgGCCAGCCTCGCGCACTTCTGCCTCCCGCCGACGACGACGTGCGGCAGGTGGGACCCCTGCGCGGACTTCGTGGAGCTCGCCGACCTCGACGACCTCTTCGCCGCGCCGGAGCTCATGGCCGCCTGA